CCAAGCTcacaaaatattgatttaaagagtGGGAATTCAATTACAGCTTGGATCAATTACAAGAATGATTTGAGGGTCTTGAATGTTTTCTTGAGTTATTCAAGTTTGATGCCTGCTACGCCATTATTGACTGTAGATGTAGATCTCTCTGGGTATCTTAAAGAAGCTATGTATGTGGGGTTTTCCGGTTCTACAGAAGGGAGCACCGAGCTCCACTTGATTGAGAGTTGGAGCTTTGAAACCTCCGGCTTCCTTCCTGTGAGGCCAAAATCACATCCTCATAATGTGTCTGACACCTCTGTGACAGTAACAACTCCCATTTGGAGGTCTGCAGAGAAGCATCACAAAGGGCTTGGCTTGGGTCTTGGGATTGCCGGTCCGGCTTTCTTTTGTGTGTTCCTGGTGATTTTTGGGTACATAACTGTCAAAAAGtggcagaaaattaaaatagtgAACAGCCTAAAAGCAGAGCTAGTGGCAGGGCCAAGGGAATACAGTTACAAAGAGCTGAGTTCAGCCACTAAAGGTTTTCATTCAAGCAGAATGATAGGCAGAGGCTCATTTGGGAATGTGtataaagcttattttatgtcttcAGGCACCATTGCAGCGGTTAAAAGATCGAAGCATTCCCATGAAGGTAAAGCTGACTTCATTGCTGAATTGTCTATAATTGCTTGTTTGAGGCACAAGAATTTGGTTCAACTACAGGGTTGGTGTGTTGAGAAGGATGAGTTGTTGCTTGTTTACGAGTTTATGCCTTATGGAAGCCTTGATAAGATAATATACCAAGAGCCTGAGAATGGTCCATTTTTAACTTGGTCTCATCGGCAAAATGTTGCCATTGGTTTGGCCTCTGCATTGACATATTTGCATCAAGAATGTGAGCAGCAAGTCATTCACAGAGACATAAAGACGAGTAATGTAATGCTGGATGGGAATTTCAATGCGAGGCTGGGTGACTTTGGATTGGCGAGGCTAATGGATCATGATAAGAGTCCTGTTTCTACACTTACTGCTGGAACAATGGGGTATTTAGCTCCTGAGTATCTTCACTATGGGAAAGCAACAGAGAGAACTGATGTTTTTAGTTATGGTGTGGTTATGCTTGAAGTGGCTTGTGGCAGAAGGCCAATTGAGAGAGAATCAGAAAGCCAAAAAATGGTTAATTTGGTTGACTGGGTGTGGGCATTGCATGGTCAGGGAAAGATCATTGAAGCGGCTGATAAAAGGCTGAATGGGGAGTTCAAGGAGGAGGAAATGAGGAGGCTGTTGCTTGTAGGCTTGAGCTGTGCTAATCCAGATAGCATGGAGAGACCTACAATGAGAAGAGTCCTGCAAATACTTAATGGTGAGGCTGAGCCTATGATTGTGCCAAAGGTGAAACCAACTCTCACGTTCTCTGCCGGCTTGTCTTTGACTCTTGAGGACATTGTTTCTGATTGTGAATGATGCAAGATTCCCCACTTTATAGCTGTCTGGAGTAGCCTTTTAAGGTTTTCTTCGGCCATGCTTCCTGATTGTTTGATTCTTTCACATTTTTGTACTTCAGATTGTAGTTTAGTTATTTGTGAAGAACGATTCATTGTCCTTAGTTCAATACCGTTCTATTGAACTACCTGCAGATAGATAGATCAGTTTCTTAACAAATTCAATGTGCATTTGATCTTCACAAATATTCAATTAACAAGTTTTTTCCtctattgcatcttcttctagccTATAATTTATGTGTAGACTCATTTAGATAGATTTCTATACACATTTTGGCGATGTAGTTTAACAAATTTCTGGTTGTATGTTTGTGACTTCAGATATCCCTTTCTGTAAGCGTATTTCAGATATCACTATCAATTCATTGATCCAGTAGCTTGTCTATTTGTTATCTATATAGGAAGGAAAGGAAAGTCCTTGAATGGATCAAAGATGCAGGCCTAATTAATAGACTGGGAAATACATATGGTGGAAAACAAAATAAGCCTTCTATTGCAGTAACCAAAGTCCAAGACTCGTGTGCAGTAGACATACTTGAACAGAAGACACCACATCAATTCTGCCTTAATTATCATCGATCACACACGTTGATCTCTCTTGCATCCACGGTGGCCCATTTCCACTTACAAATTCAAAGAAGTGCTCCCAATGACTCGAATTCTACCAAGATTAAGCCGGATAAgatttgaaaatttgagttttCGAATATTTGATCCGTTAGTGCAGTAGAGAGGTGGCGATATCTTGACGGCACTGCCAATGTGGTCGCAAACAACGCCAGGCCGCCTGCAGTGATGTGAGGTCGTGTTGATATGGTGATCACACCAACATCGATCCACTCTGGTGCAGAACCTTAGCTTCTAAATGCATGGATGATGGCTCAAGTGCAGCAGCTGCCACAAGAAATAATTCAAGGTCTACAGATGTTATTATTACGGATGGTCCACTTTTTGGATTAATTTCCTCAGTGGtcagttaattattttatttcaatcattatatattaatttgttaaaataaaatcactcatattttacttttttttaattagtaaTCACTCGTatcaaaatttgataaaatttccttaaaattcgtctaaatcataaaaaattttattttattaccaagtcagattaaaaaaaaaattatctcaatgttatttattatatttattaacctCTTTGTTTAGACCTAAAAAAacacaaataaaaaaattaatctacTTTGATAAAGATCtaatttttttaagatttaaagcCGTGTAAAATACaccatataaaaattttattgaaaattttatggaattttaATCTAAGTGActgttagtaaaaaaaaaaaatgataaatgattttattaaaataaattaaaatataataaccaAAATGAAACCATTAGCAAAgtggagctttttttttttttcatttgacgTTAGgacatattttatattaatataattaaaatatatttatagtaGCCACTCGTCAAATTAAGATATAGGATAATGAAGTAGAAAAAAAGGACTTTTTCCCCCTGTTGTTTGAACCTGGGATTggtaattttctttcttttcttaatttttagcTTAATTATATTTTTTGGCATTAAACTTTCTAACATTataagtaataaaaattaaatttttttttcctttcacaAATTCATCTCTAATTtgtatttttacatatattatcAATAACATCTTGtgctttaataataataataacaataatgctGTGGAGTTGCTGTAAATCCCTTCTCTGGGTGCATGGATGACCACTACTGCAGCTTATTTGTATTGATAATGAGAGCAAGGCAATGGCCAAAGGCAGGTACATTTCACACTGAAGCGTCAGGAAACTGTAGTCAGCGAGAACAGTTCAGTGGGCTTTAGGGGTAAAGTGATGGCATGGTAAGCATTTCACGTCAAAGTCGATTTCCCAAATTTGCAAAATTGTTTCCTGCAACTTCATGTTTCTTTTTGACGTGTGTTGGGTCCTCCATTGCCAAATCTGTTAATGCTTTGCCTTTTTATGGACTCATCTCCACTTTTCTGTGTGCAATGTTGTTCCATTTTAAGCCTCCCACAGGCTGTTGCCCTATATTCCTTTCATACTTGCCTGTGCATTTTGCTTCCTTTGCATGATCACCAGATGTTTTTGCCCACAAGTATGCAGAATCATTGCTTCATCGAAAGCAACTTTTACAATATAGAAATTAGAACAATTTTTTTTCCATCACTCACTTCCCTTCATCGGTAGGCAGGAAAATATGCAAGATTTGAAAAACTCAACTAGTCTCTAAATTAAAGGAATTTCACCAACAACAAAACTTCAAGATTTCTAACCTAAGGTCTCTGGTTCAAATAAAGAATTATTATACTATCTGTTGTGAAAATCACACTCACACAAATTAAAGAAGCGTAAATCTACTTCATCAAACAAATTCactatcaaagaaaaaaaataattatacaactactaattatttttctcaccctcaaaattattttaacaaaactcGTAGAATTCAATATACCTCTCTACTTCGTGAGCTCTTTCTACAATATAATACAATGACCAATTAACTACATATACATAGGCCactaaaaactaatttttttaaaattctaattattaaactttataatttaaattctactaaactttctaaactaattatacttcctaattctAATTTGACTTGTACTCTAACCCTATCAAACAGACATAAGAGAAACTACTACATAAAAAGCTTTCGGCCATGAAACAGCAATAAATTGGATTAAAGTTAAATGGTGGTTTCATATATGAGACACATTTATTCTTATTATACAACAGTATCCTTGTAAATGATAACAAGGAAATGAGCCTTAATTACACGCATTTATATATACCTGAAACAGTATCCTTGTAAATGATAAAACAAGGACTGGCTTAAGGAGCTGCGTGTAACATAGAAAATCAATTGATGTAACATAGAAAATGGCTTCCATCAATTGACTGATTCCTTTTACTGTTTGAACTTAAATTTAGAGGGGAGAGGAGACGAAGAGCTTACAGTGGAGTTTGGAGAGAATCTGTATATGTTGGTCTGATGTGTAAAACATCAAAGAAAGGATTGGTGATGATGACAGAAGAGGAGAGAGCACACTCCCAACAAAAGTAAAGACTCTCTTTAAAAATGGCGGGTTGTGCTCTCTCTCTTCTGTCAACATTGCTTCATCTCTCTCACGCAGTTTCTCTTCATAGATCGATCACATATCGTCACTGTCATCAAATAAAACACACACTTCTTAGATTGAAGAACGAATGAAACATGCATACAATACAATCATAAGTACATCCATCTACGCACGTAACAATAGAATAAAAACAAAACCACAGCTCCATTCGCAAAGCCATTCATGAGAAACAGGAAAATTAAGGTTGGGGAAGAGACGTCCAAGATAAGAACTCTCCATACCAGGGTGAGCGAGATGGCTGTATCCCTAATAGCCCTTTTATAGGGGCTTGGTCACCGGCGAAGGGGTGAAGGTGGTCCTCAAAATTTAAAGTTGGATTAAACATTTGTTGTGAATTACTTACGTTATTAAATTtgcaatttattattatttaaaaaaacaaaaaattcacTGTCACATTTATTATTGGAAGAAGTAGAAAATTTTCTAAAAAGGATTTGCATTTAAGATTGCCAAGTAAGGTAGTAGAAGAAACCGTATAAGCAGGAGATGGATGGTGACCGGCTATGGTAGGTGGATCCGAGAAAGGGT
The Hevea brasiliensis isolate MT/VB/25A 57/8 chromosome 15, ASM3005281v1, whole genome shotgun sequence genome window above contains:
- the LOC110656996 gene encoding probable L-type lectin-domain containing receptor kinase S.7, which codes for MTMPPRKLLVFFFLFVLFNFIDPFLVLANNVSFDFSSLTLRNLTLLGDSYLRNGVVGLTRDVTVPSSSSGTVIYNIPVSFFDAESNITASFSTRFTFSIDNVNPSSFGDGFTFFLSQDNQTLGSPGGFLGLVNSSQLTKNKFVAIEFDTRLDAHFNDPNENHVGLDIDSLDSIKSANPSSQNIDLKSGNSITAWINYKNDLRVLNVFLSYSSLMPATPLLTVDVDLSGYLKEAMYVGFSGSTEGSTELHLIESWSFETSGFLPVRPKSHPHNVSDTSVTVTTPIWRSAEKHHKGLGLGLGIAGPAFFCVFLVIFGYITVKKWQKIKIVNSLKAELVAGPREYSYKELSSATKGFHSSRMIGRGSFGNVYKAYFMSSGTIAAVKRSKHSHEGKADFIAELSIIACLRHKNLVQLQGWCVEKDELLLVYEFMPYGSLDKIIYQEPENGPFLTWSHRQNVAIGLASALTYLHQECEQQVIHRDIKTSNVMLDGNFNARLGDFGLARLMDHDKSPVSTLTAGTMGYLAPEYLHYGKATERTDVFSYGVVMLEVACGRRPIERESESQKMVNLVDWVWALHGQGKIIEAADKRLNGEFKEEEMRRLLLVGLSCANPDSMERPTMRRVLQILNGEAEPMIVPKVKPTLTFSAGLSLTLEDIVSDCE